CGCTATTGAGAACAAGGTGGAAAAAGTAATCTATATCTCGACTGACAAGGCTGCCAATCCGTCCAACTTCTATGGCATGACAAAAGCGATCGGCGAGAAATTAATTGTATATGCAAACTTGTTACACAGTGATACCAAGTTTGTTACGGTACGGGGTGGGAATGTACTGGGGACAAATGGAAGTGTGGTACATCTGTTCAAGAATCAGATCCGCCAGAAAGGGCAGGTCTCCATCACGGATATGAGTATGACTCGATTCTTTCTTACGCTGAAGGATGCAATCACCTTACTGTTCAAAGCTTCGGTGGAAAGTGTCGGCGGAGAGATCTTTGTCATGACGATGCCTACCTGCAAAATCGTTGATCTTGCGGAAGTGCTGATTGAGGATTCCGGTGTGGAGAATGTGAGTATTGTGGAACGTGGCATTCGTCCAGGGGAGAAAATCCATGAAATATTGATGAGTGAATTCGAGAGCATGACCACCGTTGTCTACGATGAGCAGTACCTGGTTATTCTTCCTACCCTGGGTATACCGGGTCTGCGTGAACATTATACCAATTGTCCCCCGGTCTCCTTTAACAGTTTCAGTTCTGAACACCAACTCATGACCAAAGAGGAGATTCGTGAAATTCTGAAACGCGGAGGATTCTTGTCATGAAACTGCTGATACTTGGTGGAAACGGAATGGCCGGCCATATTCTGGTCGACTATTTCCGCCGTCAAGGTGTACACAGCGTCTTCTACACATCTCGGGATGTAACGGACCCCAATGGTCTGCT
The nucleotide sequence above comes from Paenibacillus sp. W2I17. Encoded proteins:
- a CDS encoding polysaccharide biosynthesis protein, with amino-acid sequence MFENKRILVTGGTGSWGYELVAQLLPQQPKEIIVYSRNESSQVAMSREFEDPRLHFRIGDIRDKDALTAACQHVDYVFHLAALKHVPVCEDQPYEALKTNVIGTQNVIEAAIENKVEKVIYISTDKAANPSNFYGMTKAIGEKLIVYANLLHSDTKFVTVRGGNVLGTNGSVVHLFKNQIRQKGQVSITDMSMTRFFLTLKDAITLLFKASVESVGGEIFVMTMPTCKIVDLAEVLIEDSGVENVSIVERGIRPGEKIHEILMSEFESMTTVVYDEQYLVILPTLGIPGLREHYTNCPPVSFNSFSSEHQLMTKEEIREILKRGGFLS